The following proteins are encoded in a genomic region of Sorangiineae bacterium MSr12523:
- a CDS encoding flagellar biosynthetic protein FliQ: MPIGSLIQHAQEALMLTVALSFPVVAAAAVVGLLVAAFQAASQIQDPTLAHLPRLLAVIAVLAILGPWMAHEVAAYAARVFLVARG; encoded by the coding sequence GTGCCCATCGGATCGCTGATCCAACATGCACAAGAAGCGCTGATGCTCACGGTCGCGCTTTCCTTCCCCGTCGTGGCGGCAGCTGCGGTCGTGGGCCTGCTGGTCGCAGCCTTTCAAGCCGCCTCGCAGATTCAGGACCCGACGTTGGCCCACCTGCCGAGGCTGCTTGCTGTCATCGCAGTTCTCGCGATTTTAGGCCCTTGGATGGCCCATGAGGTGGCCGCGTACGCCGCGCGGGTCTTTCTGGTTGCACGCGGGTGA
- a CDS encoding SDR family oxidoreductase — MKLNELKVIITGGAQGMGRHFAVRLAQAGAHVAIADVLEVDRDAIVAEAAKLEGGATQPDTLAARIHSRKVNVADEKEVGELVEWAHASMGGLNALINNAGILRDGLLVKKDRETGAIKTLTLEQWNAVIGVNLTGATLVVRDTVKKMAETGTKPGVIVNMSSIARYGNRGQSNYSAAKAALAANTRTWSSEFAPFGIRVGAIAPGMIETPMTQGMNQKARDALVAAIPVARIGVPEDIWVAVKFVLECDYFNGRTIDVDGGLNM, encoded by the coding sequence ATGAAATTGAACGAGCTGAAGGTCATCATCACGGGTGGAGCGCAGGGAATGGGCCGTCACTTCGCGGTGCGTCTCGCGCAGGCGGGGGCTCACGTGGCGATCGCGGACGTGCTCGAAGTCGACCGCGATGCGATCGTCGCCGAAGCAGCCAAACTCGAAGGCGGGGCAACCCAGCCCGATACGCTGGCCGCGCGCATCCACAGCCGCAAAGTCAACGTCGCCGACGAGAAGGAAGTAGGCGAGTTGGTCGAGTGGGCGCATGCGTCCATGGGCGGCCTCAATGCCTTGATCAACAATGCGGGCATCTTGCGCGATGGGCTCCTCGTGAAGAAGGACAGGGAGACGGGCGCGATCAAAACGCTCACCCTCGAGCAGTGGAACGCGGTCATCGGCGTCAACCTCACCGGCGCGACCTTGGTGGTGCGCGACACCGTGAAGAAGATGGCCGAAACGGGGACGAAGCCCGGCGTCATCGTGAACATGTCGAGCATTGCGCGTTACGGCAACCGCGGGCAGTCGAACTACTCGGCGGCCAAGGCAGCGTTGGCGGCGAATACGCGCACGTGGTCGTCGGAGTTCGCCCCGTTCGGCATTCGCGTCGGCGCCATCGCGCCCGGCATGATCGAGACGCCGATGACGCAGGGGATGAATCAGAAGGCGCGCGATGCGTTGGTCGCCGCGATTCCGGTGGCGCGCATCGGCGTACCCGAGGACATCTGGGTCGCCGTGAAGTTCGTTCTCGAGTGTGACTACTTCAACGGCCGCACGATCGACGTAGACGGCGGACTCAACATGTAA
- a CDS encoding SDR family NAD(P)-dependent oxidoreductase codes for MQTTSTRVLIIGGGFSGLGMAIRLLQQKVNDFIVLEKAAQLGGTWRENTYPGCACDVPSHLYSYSFAPKTDWSRVFAPQPEIQQYTLDVAARYGVLPYVHLGTEALRGVWDEDRQRWRVETNNGIYDAQFIVLGQGPLHEPRIPDLRGLDSFGGVAFHSAQWRHDRDLTGRRVAVIGTGSSAIQFVPEIQPKAGHLVLFQRTAPWVLPKPDHRIPKTETWLLDHVPLVRRGLRGSIYAFTEMLQFAQRHPAAMQQVQRIGLAHLRRQVRDPELRRALTPEFTLGCKRLLLSNTYYPALQAPNVEVVPHAVTEITKRGIVGSDGIEREVDTIIFGTGFHVTDSSVPKRIVGRGGRTLDEVWRGSPSAYLGTTCHGFPNAFCMIGPNTGNGHGSAFTIIEAQARYIADAIETARRERMASIDVRPGAQHAWNQRVQAALSTTVFNAGGCSSYYIDHNGKNSSIYPWSTLDMRRRMRRFDAEHYEMRTQSAPVRRAPVPIDLEGAVVAITGGARGIGLQTARRFAEKGAFVCIGDLDGNAAREAACTLGPYARGFTLDVSQRASFERFVATVEAEMGPIEVLVNNAGVMPTGPFLEESDDTNRAAMGVNLWGTSLGMKLVLPRMIARGRGHVVNVASLAGKFEVPWMATYVASKHAAVGLTGAVRHEIEGTGVTLTAVMPAAIKTRLSAGIPLDGLFAREPDEVARAIVDSVRTRQADVVVPRAFRPFVPLYAMAPRGLIRWIIDAVDSERMLGGDTRRARTEYETAARAQGSVVAAAEVVAAE; via the coding sequence ATGCAGACCACGTCGACCCGGGTTCTCATCATTGGTGGCGGTTTTTCCGGCCTGGGGATGGCGATTCGCCTTCTCCAGCAGAAGGTGAACGACTTCATCGTTCTCGAGAAGGCAGCTCAGCTCGGCGGCACGTGGCGTGAGAACACGTACCCGGGTTGCGCCTGCGACGTGCCCTCGCACCTGTATTCGTATTCGTTTGCGCCCAAGACGGACTGGAGCCGCGTCTTTGCCCCGCAGCCCGAGATCCAGCAGTACACGTTGGACGTGGCCGCGCGGTACGGCGTGCTGCCGTACGTGCACCTCGGCACGGAGGCGCTTCGCGGCGTTTGGGACGAGGACCGGCAACGCTGGCGGGTCGAAACGAACAACGGCATCTACGATGCGCAGTTCATCGTGCTCGGTCAGGGCCCGCTCCACGAGCCGCGCATTCCCGATCTGCGCGGACTCGATTCGTTCGGCGGCGTCGCCTTCCACTCCGCACAGTGGCGTCATGACCGCGATCTCACCGGCCGCCGCGTCGCGGTCATCGGCACCGGGTCGTCGGCGATTCAGTTCGTCCCGGAGATTCAGCCCAAGGCCGGGCACCTCGTGCTCTTCCAGCGCACCGCGCCGTGGGTGCTCCCCAAGCCCGATCATCGCATCCCCAAGACCGAGACGTGGCTCCTGGATCACGTGCCCCTCGTGCGCCGTGGTTTGCGCGGGTCGATCTACGCCTTCACGGAGATGCTGCAGTTTGCCCAGCGGCACCCCGCGGCGATGCAGCAGGTCCAGCGCATCGGCCTCGCGCACCTGCGCCGCCAAGTGCGCGATCCGGAGCTGCGGCGGGCCCTCACGCCGGAGTTCACGCTCGGGTGCAAGCGCCTTTTGCTCTCCAATACGTACTACCCCGCGCTCCAAGCGCCGAACGTCGAGGTCGTGCCCCACGCGGTGACGGAGATCACCAAGCGCGGCATCGTGGGCAGCGATGGCATCGAGCGGGAGGTGGACACGATCATCTTCGGCACGGGCTTTCACGTCACCGATTCGTCGGTGCCGAAGCGCATCGTCGGCCGCGGCGGGCGCACGCTCGACGAGGTCTGGCGCGGCAGCCCCAGCGCTTACCTGGGAACGACCTGCCACGGCTTCCCCAACGCGTTCTGCATGATTGGCCCCAACACGGGCAACGGCCATGGTTCGGCGTTCACCATCATCGAGGCCCAGGCGCGCTACATCGCCGACGCCATCGAAACGGCCCGCCGCGAACGCATGGCATCCATCGACGTGCGCCCCGGCGCGCAGCATGCGTGGAACCAGCGCGTTCAGGCTGCGCTCTCCACCACGGTGTTCAATGCCGGTGGCTGCTCGAGTTACTACATCGACCACAACGGCAAGAACAGCAGCATCTATCCCTGGTCCACGCTCGACATGCGGCGTCGCATGCGCCGCTTCGACGCAGAGCACTACGAGATGCGCACGCAGAGTGCACCCGTGCGGCGCGCACCCGTGCCCATCGATCTCGAGGGCGCGGTGGTCGCGATCACCGGCGGCGCGCGCGGGATCGGTCTGCAGACGGCGCGGCGTTTTGCCGAGAAAGGCGCCTTCGTGTGCATCGGCGATCTCGATGGCAATGCCGCGCGTGAGGCGGCGTGCACCTTGGGGCCGTACGCGCGCGGGTTCACGCTGGATGTCTCGCAGCGGGCATCGTTCGAGCGATTCGTCGCAACGGTCGAGGCCGAAATGGGGCCCATCGAGGTGCTGGTGAACAATGCCGGCGTGATGCCGACCGGGCCCTTTCTCGAGGAGTCCGACGACACGAACCGTGCGGCCATGGGCGTGAACCTCTGGGGCACCTCGCTCGGGATGAAGCTCGTGCTCCCGCGGATGATCGCGCGCGGGCGAGGGCACGTCGTCAATGTGGCATCTTTGGCAGGCAAATTCGAGGTGCCCTGGATGGCCACGTACGTCGCGAGCAAACACGCGGCGGTGGGCCTCACCGGTGCGGTTCGGCACGAGATCGAGGGAACCGGTGTTACCCTCACCGCCGTCATGCCCGCTGCCATCAAAACGCGCCTCAGTGCCGGTATCCCACTCGATGGGCTCTTTGCCCGCGAGCCCGACGAGGTCGCGCGCGCCATCGTCGACAGTGTTCGCACGCGCCAAGCCGACGTGGTCGTGCCGCGCGCCTTTCGTCCCTTCGTGCCGCTCTATGCGATGGCACCTCGCGGGCTCATTCGCTGGATCATCGACGCTGTCGATTCCGAGCGGATGCTCGGCGGCGACACGCGGCGTGCGCGCACGGAATACGAAACGGCGGCGCGCGCCCAAGGTTCGGTCGTAGCGGCAGCCG